One genomic region from Stutzerimonas decontaminans encodes:
- the gltS gene encoding sodium/glutamate symporter — protein MQDNTFLVEGLVSFTLAIMLLFAGKRLAQRYEPLGRYSIPEPVLGGFLCAAVTAVLFYILDIEVVFDLEVRDVLLLYFFAGIGLKSDIRNLVKGGRPLLILLVLASVFIVLQNLLSMGVASGFGLDPRAGLMLGSISLTGGVGTTLAWAPLFTEQLGIENAMELGIASNTVGLIAACCIGGPIANYLIRRHALTPSRDSDLEVGVPATSADISAPISHYDILWAWMWLNMTLMLGHGFNLLLLNSGITLPSFVSCLLAGIVIRNLLQAAIGGQRIKHWSGAGQGLALISDICLGMFLVMALMGLQLWQLGGVLVFVVTALTLQITLTILYTVLLVFRCMGRNYEASVIAAGFGGIALGSTATAIVNMTAVTQRYGAAHQAFIIVPLVCGFFIDIVNALIISLMSGI, from the coding sequence ATGCAGGACAATACCTTTCTCGTTGAGGGGCTGGTCAGTTTTACTCTGGCGATCATGCTGCTGTTCGCGGGCAAGAGGCTCGCACAGCGTTACGAACCACTAGGCCGCTACAGCATTCCAGAACCAGTGCTCGGTGGCTTCCTTTGTGCCGCTGTTACCGCCGTTCTGTTCTACATACTGGATATCGAAGTGGTCTTCGACCTGGAGGTACGCGATGTACTGCTGCTCTACTTCTTCGCAGGCATCGGGTTGAAGTCGGATATCCGCAACCTGGTCAAGGGTGGCCGCCCGCTGCTAATTCTGCTGGTACTCGCCAGCGTGTTCATCGTCTTGCAGAACCTGCTGAGTATGGGCGTGGCCAGCGGTTTCGGCCTGGATCCCAGAGCCGGCCTGATGCTCGGCTCGATCTCGCTCACCGGCGGCGTCGGTACCACCCTGGCCTGGGCACCGCTGTTCACCGAGCAATTGGGCATCGAAAATGCCATGGAGCTAGGTATTGCCAGTAACACAGTGGGGTTGATCGCAGCGTGCTGTATCGGCGGGCCGATCGCTAACTACCTGATACGCCGCCACGCCTTAACCCCCTCTCGCGATTCAGACCTGGAAGTTGGAGTACCAGCAACCTCGGCAGACATCTCCGCCCCCATCAGCCATTACGACATCCTGTGGGCCTGGATGTGGTTGAACATGACGCTGATGTTGGGCCACGGCTTCAACTTGCTGCTGCTCAACAGCGGAATCACCCTCCCCTCGTTTGTCAGTTGCCTGTTGGCCGGGATCGTCATTCGTAACCTGTTGCAAGCAGCCATCGGCGGTCAACGCATCAAGCACTGGAGCGGAGCCGGCCAAGGGTTGGCGCTGATATCCGATATCTGCCTGGGTATGTTTCTAGTCATGGCGCTGATGGGACTGCAGTTGTGGCAGTTAGGCGGTGTTCTGGTCTTCGTCGTCACAGCCCTGACATTGCAGATAACATTGACGATCCTCTATACCGTATTGCTGGTTTTCCGTTGTATGGGCCGCAACTACGAAGCCAGCGTGATAGCCGCCGGCTTCGGCGGCATCGCCCTGGGTTCAACTGCAACGGCCATCGTCAACATGACGGCAGTTACTCAGCGCTACGGAGCCGCGCACCAGGCGTTCATTATCGTTCCGCTGGTCTGCGGCTTCTTCATCGATATCGTCAATGCACTGATCATCAGCCTGATGAGCGGCATCTGA
- a CDS encoding HlyD family secretion protein yields MKPQQKKTLIHTASAVALAAVAALVWLELRPSGLGSGFASANGRIEATEVDVAAKLAGRLLQIDVDEGDFVAAGQVLAQMDIQVLTAQLSQAQAQVRQAQNATRTAHSQVSLRISEKATAEAVVHQRQAELTAAQKRYARTETLVRRNALPQQKLDDDLAALQSGQAALSAARSQVLSTQAAIEAAQSQVIEAESTVEAAQASVERLQADIEDSQLKAPRSGRVQYRVSQPGEVLGAGGKVLNLVDLNDVYMNVFLPAQQAGRVALGAEVRLILDAAPQYVIPAKVTFVASVAQFTPKTVETANEREKLMFRVKARIDPVLLQKHLEQVKTGVPGMAYLKLDASAEWPESLHVRITP; encoded by the coding sequence ATGAAGCCACAACAGAAGAAAACCCTGATCCACACGGCCTCCGCCGTCGCCCTGGCCGCCGTGGCCGCACTGGTCTGGCTGGAACTGCGCCCGAGCGGCCTGGGTTCCGGTTTCGCCAGCGCCAATGGCCGGATCGAGGCAACCGAAGTGGATGTCGCCGCAAAACTGGCTGGCCGTCTGCTACAGATCGACGTCGACGAAGGCGATTTCGTCGCCGCCGGACAAGTACTCGCGCAAATGGACATCCAGGTGCTCACCGCCCAGTTGAGCCAGGCCCAGGCCCAGGTTCGCCAAGCACAGAACGCCACCCGCACGGCTCATTCCCAGGTTTCCCTGCGTATCAGCGAGAAGGCCACCGCCGAAGCCGTGGTGCACCAGCGCCAGGCCGAACTGACCGCGGCACAGAAGCGCTACGCCCGTACCGAGACCCTGGTCAGACGCAATGCCTTGCCCCAGCAGAAACTCGACGATGACCTGGCCGCCCTGCAAAGCGGCCAGGCCGCCCTCAGCGCAGCCCGCTCCCAGGTTCTGTCGACCCAGGCAGCCATCGAGGCGGCACAATCGCAGGTGATCGAAGCCGAGTCCACTGTGGAAGCAGCCCAGGCCAGCGTCGAACGTCTGCAGGCCGATATCGAGGACAGCCAGCTTAAGGCACCGCGCAGTGGCCGCGTGCAGTATCGTGTCAGCCAGCCAGGCGAAGTATTGGGTGCAGGCGGCAAGGTACTCAATCTGGTCGACCTCAACGACGTGTACATGAACGTCTTCCTGCCGGCGCAACAGGCTGGTCGGGTCGCCCTCGGCGCGGAGGTGCGGCTGATCCTGGATGCCGCGCCGCAATATGTGATCCCGGCCAAGGTGACCTTCGTCGCCAGCGTCGCGCAGTTCACCCCTAAGACAGTGGAAACCGCCAACGAACGGGAAAAACTGATGTTCCGGGTCAAGGCACGGATCGATCCCGTACTGCTGCAGAAACACCTCGAGCAGGTCAAGACCGGGGTTCCCGGCATGGCCTACCTGAAACTCGACGCCTCCGCCGAGTGGCCCGAAAGCCTGCACGTGCGAATCACACCATGA
- the rbbA gene encoding ribosome-associated ATPase/putative transporter RbbA — MTANDPSVVQLIEVSLRYNKTCAVDAVTLDIPANRMVGLIGPDGVGKSSLLALIAGARRMQDGTIRVLDGDMADAGHRRDVCPRIAYMPQGLGKNLYPTLTVFENLDFFGRLFGQDEQERRARIADLTQSTGLAPFVERPAGKLSGGMKQKLGLCCALIHDPDLLILDEPTTGVDPLARNQFWELIERIRKRRPGMSVLVATAYMDEAQRFDWLMAMDDGKVLDIGTPGELLERTGTDNLEEAFIALLPEAKRSGHHTLVIPPRPAASGENAVAIEAHGLTCRFGDFVAVDHVDFRIERGEIFGFLGSNGCGKSTTMKMLTGLQPASEGEAFLFGKPVDPRNIDTRRRVGYMSQAFSLYSELSVLQNLDLHARLFEIPPQRRPARIQEMLDRFDLQGVAEQLPEDLPLGVRQRLSLAVAVIHQPEILILDEPTSGVDPVARDGFWELLIDLSRKDGVTIFISTHFMNEALRCDRMSMMHAGRVLDSDTPQALMAKRGLSTLEETFIAYLRDAADDTPADAPQQAPEEAEFVHASAAKSCFSPRRLYSYAQREAMELRRDPVRATLALIGTVLLMFIMGYGINLDVEDLSYAVLDRDQTTTSAAYAETLTGSRYFQEKPPLRDYDELERRMRQGDISLAVEIPPGFGRELKRGDVPQLGFWVDGAMPTRANTVKGYVQGIHQGYLQQLAATAPGNAARSQFDIALRYRYNPDVQSLQAMVPAVIPILLMMIPAMLTALGVVREKELGSITNFYVTPVTRLEFLIGKQLPYIALGMANFFMLVAFSVCFFDVPVKGSMLTLTLGALLYVTCATSLGLLISSVLNSQIAAIFGTAIATVVPATQFSGLIHPVSALEGASALIGNLYPTSHFLIISRGVFSKALGLAELYPYFIPLLITIPTLTLLSVAGLKKQEK; from the coding sequence ATGACAGCGAACGACCCCAGCGTGGTGCAACTGATCGAGGTCAGCCTGCGCTACAACAAAACCTGCGCGGTGGACGCGGTCACCCTCGACATCCCCGCCAACCGCATGGTCGGCCTGATCGGCCCAGATGGCGTGGGCAAGTCCAGCCTACTGGCCCTGATCGCCGGGGCGCGTAGGATGCAGGACGGCACGATACGGGTGCTCGACGGCGACATGGCCGATGCCGGCCACCGCCGCGACGTCTGCCCGCGCATCGCCTACATGCCCCAGGGCCTGGGCAAGAATCTCTACCCGACCCTGACCGTGTTCGAGAACCTCGACTTCTTCGGCCGCCTGTTCGGCCAGGATGAGCAGGAGCGCAGGGCGCGGATTGCCGACCTGACGCAAAGCACCGGCCTGGCGCCGTTTGTCGAACGCCCGGCGGGCAAGCTGTCCGGCGGCATGAAACAGAAGCTCGGCTTGTGCTGTGCGCTGATCCACGATCCGGATCTGTTGATCCTCGACGAACCCACCACCGGCGTCGACCCGCTGGCGCGCAACCAGTTCTGGGAATTGATCGAGCGCATTCGCAAGCGCCGCCCCGGCATGAGCGTGCTGGTCGCCACCGCCTACATGGACGAAGCCCAGCGTTTCGACTGGCTGATGGCCATGGACGACGGCAAGGTGCTGGATATCGGAACCCCTGGCGAACTGCTCGAACGCACCGGCACCGACAATCTGGAAGAAGCCTTCATCGCCCTGTTGCCCGAAGCCAAGCGCAGCGGCCACCATACCCTAGTGATTCCACCGCGCCCGGCGGCCAGCGGCGAGAATGCGGTGGCCATCGAGGCGCACGGCCTGACCTGCCGCTTTGGTGATTTCGTCGCCGTCGATCATGTAGATTTCCGCATCGAGCGCGGGGAAATCTTCGGCTTCCTCGGCTCCAACGGCTGCGGCAAGTCGACCACCATGAAGATGCTCACCGGGCTGCAGCCGGCCAGCGAAGGCGAAGCCTTCCTGTTCGGCAAACCGGTCGACCCAAGGAACATCGACACCCGCCGCCGGGTCGGCTACATGTCCCAGGCGTTCTCGCTGTACAGCGAGTTGAGTGTGCTGCAGAACCTCGACCTGCATGCCCGGCTGTTCGAAATCCCGCCGCAACGGCGTCCCGCGCGCATTCAGGAAATGCTCGACAGGTTCGATCTTCAGGGAGTCGCCGAGCAGTTGCCGGAGGATCTGCCCCTGGGGGTGCGCCAGCGCCTGTCGCTGGCGGTGGCGGTGATTCACCAGCCGGAGATCCTGATCCTCGACGAGCCGACTTCCGGCGTCGACCCGGTAGCCCGCGACGGCTTCTGGGAGCTGTTGATCGACCTGTCGCGCAAGGATGGCGTGACCATCTTCATTTCCACCCATTTCATGAACGAGGCGCTGCGCTGCGACCGCATGTCGATGATGCACGCCGGCCGCGTGTTGGACAGTGACACGCCGCAGGCGCTGATGGCCAAGCGCGGCCTGTCCACCTTGGAAGAAACCTTCATCGCCTACCTGCGCGATGCCGCTGACGACACACCGGCGGACGCCCCGCAGCAGGCACCAGAGGAGGCGGAATTCGTCCATGCCAGCGCGGCAAAATCATGTTTCAGCCCTCGGCGCCTGTACAGCTACGCCCAGCGCGAAGCCATGGAACTGCGCCGCGATCCTGTTCGCGCCACCCTGGCCTTGATCGGTACGGTTCTGCTGATGTTCATCATGGGCTACGGCATCAACCTGGATGTCGAGGATCTGAGCTACGCGGTACTCGATCGCGACCAGACCACCACCAGCGCCGCCTATGCCGAGACCCTTACCGGCTCGCGCTATTTCCAGGAAAAACCGCCACTGCGCGACTACGACGAACTCGAACGGCGCATGCGCCAGGGCGATATCAGCCTGGCCGTGGAGATTCCGCCAGGCTTCGGTCGCGAGCTCAAGCGCGGTGACGTACCACAGCTGGGATTCTGGGTCGACGGCGCCATGCCGACCCGCGCCAATACGGTCAAGGGCTACGTACAGGGCATCCACCAGGGCTACCTGCAGCAGCTTGCCGCGACGGCTCCCGGGAATGCGGCCCGCAGCCAGTTCGACATCGCCCTGCGCTACCGCTACAACCCCGATGTGCAAAGCCTGCAAGCCATGGTGCCGGCGGTGATCCCGATCCTGTTGATGATGATTCCGGCGATGCTCACCGCCCTGGGCGTGGTGCGGGAAAAGGAGCTGGGCTCGATCACCAACTTCTACGTCACGCCGGTGACCCGCCTGGAGTTCCTGATCGGCAAGCAGTTGCCCTATATCGCCCTGGGCATGGCCAACTTCTTCATGCTGGTGGCCTTCTCGGTCTGCTTCTTCGATGTGCCGGTCAAGGGCAGCATGCTGACCCTGACACTCGGCGCACTGCTCTACGTGACCTGCGCCACCAGCCTCGGCCTGCTGATCTCCTCGGTGCTCAATAGCCAGATCGCCGCGATCTTCGGCACCGCCATCGCCACCGTGGTGCCGGCTACGCAATTCTCCGGTCTGATCCACCCGGTATCGGCCTTGGAAGGCGCCAGCGCCTTGATCGGCAACCTCTACCCGACCAGCCATTTCCTGATCATCAGCCGTGGCGTGTTCTCCAAGGCGCTGGGCCTGGCCGAACTCTACCCCTACTTCATTCCCTTGCTGATCACCATCCCCACACTGACCCTGCTCAGCGTCGCCGGCCTGAAGAAGCAGGAGAAATAA
- the fabI gene encoding enoyl-ACP reductase FabI, which produces MSIKESLSLAGKRGLVVGIANTHSIAWGCAQALHEMGAELAITWLNEKARAHVEPLAQQVQASVRMPLDVTRPGELEALFEHITEQWGSLDFVVHCLASAPKEEIRGRLLDSSSSGFQQAMDISCHSFIRMAHLAEPLMPQGGSLVTMSYLGAQETIEGYALMGPVKAALESSVRYLATELGPHNIRVHAISPGPMPTRAASGLKDFDHLLQTSTHRAPLRRLVSLEEVGGLCAWLVSNASQGQTGGVHFVDGGLNILG; this is translated from the coding sequence ATGAGCATCAAAGAAAGTCTGTCCCTGGCTGGCAAGCGCGGCCTGGTGGTAGGCATCGCAAACACCCATTCGATCGCCTGGGGCTGTGCCCAAGCGCTACATGAAATGGGCGCGGAACTGGCCATCACCTGGCTGAATGAGAAAGCCAGGGCGCATGTCGAGCCCCTGGCGCAACAGGTGCAAGCCAGCGTGCGGATGCCGCTGGACGTCACCCGGCCCGGCGAGCTAGAGGCTCTATTCGAGCACATTACAGAGCAATGGGGATCACTGGACTTCGTCGTACACTGCCTGGCCAGCGCACCCAAAGAGGAAATCCGCGGCCGCCTGCTGGACAGTTCCAGCAGCGGCTTTCAGCAGGCCATGGACATTTCCTGCCACTCCTTCATCCGCATGGCGCACCTGGCCGAGCCGTTGATGCCCCAGGGCGGCAGTCTGGTAACCATGAGTTACTTGGGAGCCCAGGAAACGATCGAAGGATACGCACTGATGGGCCCAGTCAAAGCCGCCCTGGAATCAAGTGTGCGCTACCTGGCCACCGAGCTGGGGCCACACAACATCCGCGTGCATGCCATTTCCCCCGGCCCCATGCCGACTCGAGCAGCATCCGGGCTGAAAGACTTTGATCACCTGCTGCAAACCTCTACCCATCGCGCGCCCCTGCGCCGCCTAGTCAGCTTGGAAGAAGTCGGCGGTCTGTGCGCATGGCTGGTCAGTAATGCCAGTCAGGGCCAAACTGGCGGCGTCCACTTCGTCGATGGCGGCCTGAACATCCTCGGCTAA
- the phbB gene encoding acetoacetyl-CoA reductase, whose protein sequence is MATSSNSTRIALVTGGMGGIGTAISQRLHQDGFTVVVSCGPYSSRKASWMAKQLEAGFHFHCIDCDITDWDSTRQAFEMVRENVGPIDVLVNNAGITRDGTLRKMPPENWKAVIDTNLTGLFNTTRQVIESMLTKGWGRVINISSINGQRGQFGQTNYSAAKAGIHGFSMALAREVSGKGVTVNTVSPGYIKTDMTAAIRPDILEGMIAGIPVGRLGQPEEIASIVAWLASDQSAYATGADFSVNGGMNMQ, encoded by the coding sequence GTGGCTACTTCGAGTAATTCGACACGTATAGCACTGGTCACCGGCGGCATGGGCGGCATCGGCACAGCGATCAGCCAGCGCCTGCACCAGGATGGTTTCACCGTAGTGGTGAGTTGCGGCCCCTACTCAAGCCGCAAAGCCTCTTGGATGGCGAAGCAATTAGAGGCTGGCTTCCACTTCCACTGCATCGACTGCGACATCACCGACTGGGACAGCACCCGCCAGGCTTTTGAGATGGTGCGCGAAAATGTCGGCCCGATTGATGTACTGGTCAACAATGCGGGGATCACCCGAGACGGTACGCTACGCAAGATGCCTCCCGAAAACTGGAAAGCAGTGATCGATACCAACCTCACCGGCCTGTTCAACACAACCCGTCAGGTCATCGAGAGCATGCTGACCAAGGGCTGGGGGCGTGTCATCAACATATCCTCGATCAATGGACAGCGGGGTCAGTTCGGCCAGACCAACTACTCTGCAGCCAAAGCCGGTATCCATGGTTTCAGCATGGCTTTGGCCCGAGAAGTGAGTGGCAAGGGCGTGACCGTCAATACGGTTTCCCCTGGCTATATCAAGACAGATATGACTGCGGCAATTCGCCCAGACATCCTTGAAGGCATGATTGCCGGAATCCCCGTCGGTCGCCTCGGCCAGCCTGAGGAAATTGCCTCGATCGTAGCCTGGCTAGCCTCTGATCAATCCGCCTATGCCACCGGCGCCGACTTCTCGGTGAACGGCGGCATGAATATGCAGTGA
- a CDS encoding acetyl-CoA C-acetyltransferase, whose amino-acid sequence MIDVVIVAATRTAIGSFQGSLAEIPAPELGAIVIRRLLEQTGLDAAQVDEVILGQVLTAASGQNPARQAVIRAGLPHVVPAMTLNKVCGSGLKALHLAAQAIRCGDAEVIIAGGMENMSLSPYVLPKARTGLRMGHAQMLDSMIVDGLWDAFNDYHMGITAENLVDKYGISREAQDAFAAASQQKAVAAIEAGRFDAEITPVLIPQRKGDPIAFARDEQPRAGTTAESLAKLKPAFKKDGSVTAGNASSLNDGAAAVLLMSAAKAKALGLSVLAKISAYANAGVDPAIMGIAPVSASRHCLDKAGWSLNELDLIEANEAFAVQALAVGQELGWDAAKVNVNGGAIALGHPIGASGCRVLVSLLHEMIRRDAKKGLATLCIGGGQGVALAIER is encoded by the coding sequence ATGATCGACGTCGTTATCGTCGCTGCAACCCGCACCGCCATCGGTAGCTTCCAAGGCAGCCTGGCCGAGATTCCGGCACCGGAACTCGGCGCCATCGTCATCCGGCGCCTGCTCGAGCAGACCGGCCTCGATGCTGCCCAGGTCGATGAAGTGATCCTCGGCCAGGTGCTCACTGCCGCGTCCGGACAGAACCCCGCACGCCAGGCTGTGATTCGCGCCGGCCTGCCCCACGTCGTTCCTGCGATGACCCTGAACAAGGTCTGCGGCTCGGGCCTCAAGGCCCTGCACCTGGCTGCCCAGGCTATCCGTTGCGGCGATGCCGAGGTGATCATTGCCGGCGGCATGGAGAACATGAGCCTGTCGCCCTACGTGCTGCCCAAAGCCCGCACCGGCCTGCGCATGGGCCATGCGCAGATGCTCGACAGCATGATCGTCGATGGCCTGTGGGATGCCTTCAACGATTACCACATGGGCATCACCGCCGAGAACCTGGTGGACAAGTACGGCATCAGCCGTGAAGCCCAGGACGCCTTTGCCGCCGCCTCGCAGCAGAAGGCCGTGGCCGCCATCGAAGCTGGTCGTTTCGACGCCGAGATAACCCCGGTGCTGATCCCGCAGCGCAAGGGCGATCCAATCGCCTTCGCCCGTGACGAGCAGCCGCGTGCCGGCACCACCGCCGAGTCGCTGGCCAAACTCAAGCCGGCGTTCAAGAAGGACGGCAGCGTTACCGCCGGCAATGCCTCCAGCCTCAACGATGGCGCCGCCGCCGTGCTGCTGATGAGCGCAGCCAAGGCCAAAGCGCTGGGCCTGTCGGTGCTGGCGAAAATCAGCGCCTATGCCAACGCAGGCGTCGATCCGGCGATCATGGGTATCGCCCCGGTCTCGGCCAGCCGCCACTGCCTGGACAAAGCCGGCTGGAGCCTGAACGAGCTAGACCTGATCGAAGCCAACGAAGCCTTCGCCGTCCAGGCACTGGCCGTTGGTCAGGAGCTGGGCTGGGATGCCGCCAAGGTCAACGTCAACGGCGGCGCCATCGCCCTTGGCCACCCGATCGGCGCCTCCGGCTGCCGCGTGCTGGTCAGCCTGCTGCACGAGATGATCCGCCGCGATGCCAAGAAAGGCCTGGCGACGCTGTGCATCGGCGGCGGCCAGGGCGTGGCGCTGGCCATTGAACGCTGA
- the phaC gene encoding class I poly(R)-hydroxyalkanoic acid synthase, with the protein MNNSHSFAHYWSGQAPFITSFALQQLRLYVAQNSWFNGHDQSQWFNVSPEALEQLQVDYQQQWTALGQQLLARQPFDFDDRRFASGNWSEPLFGSMAAFYLLNSGFLLKLLELLTIKEEKPRQRLRYLIEQAIAASAPSNFLLSNPDALKCLVETQGASLLSGLLHLAGDLQEGKLRQCDRGDFEVGVNLAVTPGEVVLETPLFQLIQYLPLTDTQYQRPIFIVPPAINKYYILDLSPENSLVRHLLEQGHPVFLMSWRNFTQKQADITWEQIIQDGVISALRTTRVISGERHLNCLGFCIGGTLLSCALAVLAARGDHDIASLSLFATFLDYLDTGPISVFVDEQLVAYRERTIGGHGGKCGLFRGEDMGNTFSLLRPNELWWNYNVDKYLKGQKPRALDLLFWNNDSTNLPGPMYCWYLRHTYLQNDLKSGELELCGVKLDLRSIEAPAYLLGTHDDHIVPWRSAYASTALLGGSKRFVLGSSGHIAGVINPPASNKRHYWVNEHITPIADDWLQSAQQHAGSWWVDWFAWLAGHAGELRPAITRMGNAEYPPLEQAPGRYVKQ; encoded by the coding sequence ATGAACAATTCACATTCTTTCGCTCACTACTGGTCAGGACAGGCGCCTTTCATCACCAGCTTCGCCCTACAGCAACTGCGCCTGTACGTAGCGCAAAACTCTTGGTTCAACGGGCATGACCAAAGCCAGTGGTTCAATGTCTCCCCCGAAGCGTTGGAACAATTGCAGGTTGACTACCAGCAACAATGGACAGCGCTTGGCCAGCAACTGCTGGCCCGTCAACCGTTCGACTTCGACGACCGGCGTTTCGCTAGTGGCAACTGGAGTGAACCGTTGTTCGGTTCCATGGCCGCCTTCTACCTGCTGAATTCCGGATTTCTGCTGAAATTGCTGGAGCTGCTCACCATCAAAGAAGAGAAGCCACGTCAGCGTCTGCGCTACCTGATCGAGCAGGCAATCGCCGCAAGCGCCCCGAGCAACTTCCTGCTGAGCAATCCCGATGCCCTGAAATGCCTGGTGGAAACCCAGGGGGCCAGCCTGCTCAGTGGTCTATTGCATCTGGCCGGAGACCTACAAGAAGGCAAGTTGCGTCAATGCGACCGAGGCGACTTCGAAGTTGGCGTGAATCTCGCCGTCACTCCCGGTGAGGTGGTGCTGGAAACTCCGCTGTTCCAGTTGATCCAATACCTGCCGCTCACCGATACACAGTACCAGAGGCCAATATTTATCGTCCCGCCGGCCATCAACAAGTACTACATCCTCGACCTCAGCCCGGAAAATTCTCTGGTTCGCCATCTGCTGGAACAGGGTCACCCGGTATTCCTGATGTCCTGGCGCAACTTCACCCAGAAACAGGCTGACATCACCTGGGAGCAGATCATCCAGGACGGAGTGATCAGCGCCCTACGCACTACCCGGGTCATCAGTGGCGAGCGTCATCTGAACTGCCTGGGCTTCTGCATCGGCGGCACCCTGCTGAGCTGCGCGTTGGCAGTGCTGGCTGCGAGGGGCGACCACGACATTGCCAGTCTGAGCCTGTTCGCCACCTTCCTCGACTACCTTGATACCGGGCCGATCAGTGTCTTTGTCGATGAGCAACTGGTGGCCTACCGCGAGCGCACCATCGGTGGCCATGGTGGTAAATGTGGCCTGTTCCGCGGAGAGGATATGGGCAACACCTTCTCCCTGCTGCGGCCCAACGAGCTGTGGTGGAACTACAACGTCGACAAGTACCTCAAGGGACAGAAACCACGCGCCCTAGATCTGCTGTTCTGGAACAACGACAGTACCAACCTACCTGGCCCCATGTACTGCTGGTATCTGCGCCACACCTACCTGCAGAACGACCTCAAGTCGGGCGAGCTGGAGCTGTGCGGGGTCAAGCTGGATCTGCGCTCCATAGAGGCGCCAGCCTACCTCCTCGGAACCCACGATGACCACATAGTCCCATGGCGCAGTGCCTATGCCAGCACGGCTCTTCTTGGGGGATCGAAACGCTTCGTCCTCGGATCTTCTGGCCACATCGCCGGAGTGATTAACCCACCAGCAAGCAACAAACGCCATTACTGGGTAAACGAGCACATCACGCCGATTGCTGACGACTGGCTACAAAGCGCTCAACAACACGCAGGTAGTTGGTGGGTCGATTGGTTCGCCTGGCTGGCCGGGCATGCCGGCGAGCTCCGGCCCGCCATCACGCGGATGGGCAATGCCGAATACCCTCCCCTAGAACAAGCGCCTGGGCGCTACGTGAAGCAATGA